GGCTCGAAAAGGGGTATCTTCTCTACGGCCGCGACGTGGATGAAAGCATCAATCCACTCGAGGCCGGACTGGAATGGACGGTCCGGTTCGATAAGGGGGGCTTCGTGGGCCGACAGGCGCTTCTCAAGGCCAAAGATGTCGGCTTACGCAAGCTGCGCATCGGTCTCATGGTACCTGATGGGCGGGTTCTGACCCCCGGCAGCGTGGTCACAGATGATGCCGGGTCTGAGGTGGGGAGAGTCACAAGCGCGGGCTACGGACCGACCATAGGTAGGAGTATTGCCATGGCCTACGTTGTGCCCGAAGTGGCAGTCCCCGAAAAACCCCTACTGGTAAGAAGCAGGGAGGACAGCGTTCCCGCTAAAGTAGTCAGGATGCCCTTTTATGATCCGAAGAATCTGCGCCTGAAGGATCCGAATCCAAACGTGGCGCCAAGCAGGGGAGTGGAGTGACATTGTCCAGTGTTCTCAGGCACATCGTCTGCGGTTATCTTATCGATGGGACTGGAAGACCGCCAGTGAGCGATTGCGTCGTAACGGTGCAGGATGACAGGATCACCGCCATCGAACCCAGGGCGGGGCGGGCACTACCGAATTGCTTCGATCTCTCGAGTTGCACCGTTATACCAGGGCTAATCGACTGCCACGATCATCTGGGAGTCGATATCGGCGACGAGGTCGCCCAGTCTAAGGAGCCTCTGGGATACACAGCGATCAAAGGTGTCAAGAACGCACGGGACATGCTCCGAGCGGGCATTACCACACTCAGGTCTGTGGGTGAGCAGTATCACTTGGATGTATCTTGGCGCAGAGCCGTTCAAGAAGGGCTGATGGATGGACCAGACCTGCTAATCTGCGGCGAGTTCATAGCGCGTACCGGTGGTCACGGGTGGTTTTTCGGAAACGAGGTCGACGGAGTAGAGTCAATTCGGAAGTCGGTACGCAGGCAAATAAAGGCGCAGGTTGACTGGATCAAGATCATGATCACTGGCGGAATGTCCACTCCCGGTTCTGTGGCTCTTATGGCGGAGTATTCGGATGAAGAGATCGCGGTGTGTATCGAGGAAGCCCATAGGGCCAACCGGAAGGTCGCTGCGCACGTTCATGGCGGACCCGGAGCTAGCGCAGCAATCAGGCACGGAGTTGACAGTATTGAGCATGGGACATATCTGACTGACGAGCAGTTGAAGATGATGGTTGAGAAGGGGACATGGCTTGTGTCAACGGCTGGTTTCTGCCACGGGCTAGTCACCATGCCCGGCATGCCAGACTTCTACGTCCAAAAGGGCAAGAAGGCTCTGGAGGCGGCAATCGACCTGCTTCGCCGCGCTCGGGAACACGGTGTCAGGGTCGCCTTTGGCGGTGATACATATCATGCCCATCCCGTAGTTGACATGGAAAAGCTGGTTGAGGCGGGATACAGCCCCATGCAAGCCATTCAGATTGCCACGAGAGATGCCGCGGAGCTCTGTGGGCTGTCTTCCGTAGTTGGAACGATCGAACTGGGTAAGCGTGCAAACATAATTGCTGTTCG
This region of Bacillota bacterium genomic DNA includes:
- a CDS encoding amidohydrolase family protein, producing MSDCVVTVQDDRITAIEPRAGRALPNCFDLSSCTVIPGLIDCHDHLGVDIGDEVAQSKEPLGYTAIKGVKNARDMLRAGITTLRSVGEQYHLDVSWRRAVQEGLMDGPDLLICGEFIARTGGHGWFFGNEVDGVESIRKSVRRQIKAQVDWIKIMITGGMSTPGSVALMAEYSDEEIAVCIEEAHRANRKVAAHVHGGPGASAAIRHGVDSIEHGTYLTDEQLKMMVEKGTWLVSTAGFCHGLVTMPGMPDFYVQKGKKALEAAIDLLRRAREHGVRVAFGGDTYHAHPVVDMEKLVEAGYSPMQAIQIATRDAAELCGLSSVVGTIELGKRANIIAVRDNPLERIAAVGEVCFVMKGGRRYF